From Streptomyces asiaticus, one genomic window encodes:
- a CDS encoding YggS family pyridoxal phosphate-dependent enzyme: MTDRKAELAANLARVEERISAACAGAGRKREEVTLIVVTKTYPASDVRLLAELGVRHVAENRDQEAAPKAAECADLPLIWHFVGQLQTNKVRSVSSYADVVQSVDRKRLVDALSRAAVGAARELGVLIQVALDVDSSDRGERGGVGPDGVERLAESVVEAEGLRLDGLMTVAPLAGPYEGRPRAAFDRLMEISSRLRVAHPAANMVSAGMSSDLEEAVAAGATHVRVGTAVLGVRPGLR; this comes from the coding sequence GTGACGGATCGCAAGGCGGAACTGGCCGCGAATCTGGCCCGCGTGGAGGAACGTATCTCTGCCGCCTGCGCCGGGGCCGGTCGCAAGCGCGAAGAGGTGACCTTGATCGTGGTCACCAAGACCTATCCGGCGAGCGATGTCCGTTTGCTCGCGGAACTCGGCGTACGGCATGTCGCCGAGAACCGCGACCAGGAGGCCGCCCCCAAAGCCGCGGAATGCGCGGATCTGCCATTGATCTGGCACTTTGTTGGGCAGTTGCAGACCAATAAGGTGCGTTCTGTATCGAGTTATGCCGATGTGGTGCAATCTGTCGATCGCAAGCGATTGGTCGACGCGCTCTCCCGTGCGGCTGTGGGGGCCGCCCGGGAGCTGGGCGTCCTGATTCAGGTCGCGCTCGACGTGGACTCCAGTGACCGGGGAGAGCGCGGAGGGGTGGGACCGGACGGAGTGGAACGGCTCGCCGAGTCCGTGGTCGAGGCCGAAGGGCTCAGGCTCGACGGTCTGATGACCGTCGCCCCGCTGGCGGGTCCCTACGAGGGGCGGCCGCGGGCGGCGTTCGACCGGCTGATGGAAATCTCATCCCGCCTGCGCGTGGCCCATCCGGCTGCGAACATGGTCTCGGCGGGGATGAGCTCGGACCTCGAGGAAGCGGTGGCGGCGGGGGCGACACATGTGCGCGTCGGCACTGCGGTACTCGGAGTCCGACCCGGGCTCCGGTAA
- a CDS encoding cell division protein FtsQ/DivIB, whose product MAGPSTAERGARRTTPSGPPPRLLRVRRRLRPPGRRTLLVTVVAVTLLGAGAVWLLYGSSWLRAERVRVAGTTVLTAEDVADAADVSLNTPLVAVDTGAIEHRVRERLKRIAKVDVSRSWPHTISLVVTERRPEAIVEEDGKFHEVDATGVRFSTLSKRPKGVPLLEMEPDRSPSSRHFGPTALRREAVRVVTQLPEKVRQDTRSLRVRSYDSITLELTGGRTIAWGSGERGEAKAKALTALMKARPDADHFDVQAPSAPAVSRS is encoded by the coding sequence GTGGCCGGACCGTCGACCGCCGAGCGCGGTGCACGAAGGACGACTCCGTCCGGCCCGCCCCCACGCCTCCTCCGGGTGCGCCGCAGGCTCCGGCCGCCCGGCCGCCGCACCCTGCTGGTGACGGTGGTGGCGGTGACCCTGCTCGGCGCCGGGGCCGTCTGGCTGCTCTACGGCTCGAGCTGGCTGCGGGCCGAGCGGGTGCGGGTCGCCGGCACCACCGTCCTCACCGCCGAGGACGTGGCGGACGCCGCCGACGTATCCCTGAACACCCCTCTGGTGGCGGTGGACACCGGAGCGATCGAACATCGTGTGCGCGAGCGGCTGAAGCGGATTGCGAAAGTGGACGTATCCCGGTCATGGCCGCACACCATCAGTCTGGTGGTGACGGAACGCAGGCCCGAAGCCATTGTCGAAGAGGACGGGAAGTTCCACGAAGTGGACGCCACGGGGGTCCGGTTCTCCACCCTGAGCAAGCGTCCCAAGGGGGTTCCGCTGCTGGAAATGGAGCCGGATCGGTCGCCGAGTTCGCGCCATTTCGGCCCGACCGCACTGCGCCGCGAGGCGGTCCGGGTGGTCACTCAACTCCCCGAGAAGGTCCGCCAGGACACCCGTTCCCTCCGGGTCCGCTCGTACGATTCGATCACCCTGGAGCTGACCGGGGGCCGTACCATCGCGTGGGGGAGCGGAGAGCGTGGCGAGGCGAAGGCCAAGGCGCTCACCGCCCTGATGAAAGCGCGGCCGGACGCCGACCACTTCGACGTCCAAGCGCCGAGTGCCCCCGCGGTGTCTCGCAGTTGA
- the ftsW gene encoding putative lipid II flippase FtsW has product MTPDQPAAPRSRTARPGIGRPVPRSGGTPRLREAVRGRGRAASPARPRGTAGASRPPRRPPRVNVLDALRGLQQRVRRAWDRPLTAYYLLLGGSLLILVLGLVMVYSASQIKALQSGLSPSYFFRKQLFAAALGGALMLLAVRMPIKLHRAFAYPLLAVSLFLMCLVQVPGMGIAVNGNRNWISFGGPFLLQPSEFGKLALVLWGADLLARKQDKRLLAQWKHLLVPLVPATGMLLGLIMLGGDMGTAIILTAILFGLLWLAGAPTRLFAGVLAFAGVIGMVLIKTSANRMSRLACIGATEPGAHDQCWQAVHGIYALANGGWFGSGLGASMEKWGELPEPHTDFIFAITGEELGLAGTLSVLVLFAALGYAGIRVAGRTEDPFVRYAAGGVTTWITAQAVVNIGAVLGLLPIAGVPLPLFSYGGSALLPTMFAVGLLIAFARAEPGARAALAMRQPALRKKLARVRRKTMRRPVKRRPSGER; this is encoded by the coding sequence ATGACGCCTGACCAGCCCGCCGCCCCGCGCTCCCGGACGGCCCGCCCCGGCATCGGCCGCCCGGTGCCGCGCTCGGGCGGCACCCCGCGGCTGCGCGAGGCCGTACGGGGCAGGGGCCGGGCGGCGTCACCGGCCCGCCCGCGCGGCACGGCGGGCGCCTCCCGGCCTCCGCGCCGCCCGCCGAGGGTGAATGTCCTGGATGCCCTGCGCGGGCTCCAGCAGCGCGTCAGGCGGGCCTGGGACCGGCCGCTGACCGCGTACTACCTGCTGCTCGGCGGCTCGCTGCTGATCCTGGTGCTCGGGCTGGTCATGGTCTACTCCGCCTCCCAGATCAAGGCGCTACAGTCCGGGCTCTCCCCGTCGTACTTCTTCCGCAAGCAGCTCTTCGCCGCGGCCCTCGGCGGTGCGCTGATGCTGCTCGCCGTGCGGATGCCCATCAAACTGCACCGCGCCTTCGCCTATCCGCTGCTCGCGGTCTCGCTCTTCCTGATGTGTCTGGTGCAGGTCCCGGGCATGGGCATCGCGGTCAACGGCAACCGGAACTGGATCTCCTTCGGCGGTCCCTTCCTGCTCCAGCCCAGTGAGTTCGGCAAGCTGGCGCTGGTCCTGTGGGGCGCCGATCTTCTCGCCCGCAAACAGGACAAGCGGCTGCTGGCCCAGTGGAAGCATCTGCTGGTCCCGCTGGTGCCCGCGACCGGCATGCTGCTCGGCCTGATCATGCTGGGCGGGGACATGGGCACCGCGATCATTCTCACTGCGATCCTTTTCGGCCTGCTGTGGCTGGCCGGCGCCCCCACCCGGCTCTTCGCGGGCGTCCTCGCCTTCGCCGGGGTCATCGGCATGGTCCTCATCAAGACCAGCGCCAACCGGATGTCCCGGCTCGCCTGTATCGGCGCCACCGAGCCCGGTGCGCACGATCAGTGCTGGCAGGCGGTGCACGGGATCTACGCGCTCGCCAACGGCGGATGGTTCGGCTCGGGACTCGGGGCAAGTATGGAGAAATGGGGCGAACTACCCGAACCGCATACCGACTTCATCTTCGCCATTACCGGGGAGGAACTCGGCTTGGCGGGGACGCTGTCCGTTCTCGTTCTCTTCGCGGCTCTAGGCTATGCGGGTATCCGCGTGGCCGGACGCACGGAGGACCCCTTCGTGAGGTACGCCGCGGGAGGTGTGACCACCTGGATCACGGCCCAGGCCGTGGTCAATATCGGCGCGGTGCTCGGTCTGCTGCCGATCGCGGGTGTTCCGCTCCCGCTGTTCTCCTACGGAGGGTCCGCCCTGCTGCCGACCATGTTCGCCGTCGGCCTGCTGATCGCCTTCGCCCGGGCTGAGCCCGGTGCGCGGGCGGCGCTGGCCATGCGGCAGCCTGCTTTGCGGAAGAAGCTGGCTCGGGTGAGACGGAAGACGATGAGACGGCCCGTCAAGAGGCGGCCGTCCGGAGAGCGGTGA
- the ftsZ gene encoding cell division protein FtsZ has product MAAPQNYLAVIKVVGIGGGGVNAINRMIEVGLKGVEFIAINTDAQALLMSDADVKLDVGRELTRGLGAGANPDVGRKAAEDHREEIEEVLKGADMVFVTAGEGGGTGTGGAPVVANIARSLGALTIGVVTRPFTFEGRRRANQAEDGIAGLRDEVDTLIVIPNDRLLSISDRQVSVLDAFKSADQVLLSGVQGITDLITTPGLINLDFADVKSVMSEAGSALMGIGSARGDDRAVAAAEMAISSPLLEASIDGARGVLLSISGGSDLGLFEINEAAQLVSEAAHPEANIIFGAVIDDALGDEVRVTVIAAGFDGGQPPAKNRDKVLGSYSGGNREEGSGGSSNRPAGQESGSRPSFGGLGSVTPREEEPAPADPAPVAEVPPPPAPTPHPQVPPARPYPESQAEELDVPDFLK; this is encoded by the coding sequence GTGGCAGCACCGCAGAACTACCTCGCAGTCATCAAGGTCGTCGGCATCGGCGGCGGTGGCGTGAATGCCATCAACCGGATGATCGAGGTCGGGCTCAAGGGCGTCGAGTTCATCGCGATCAACACCGATGCGCAGGCCCTGCTGATGAGTGACGCGGACGTCAAGCTGGACGTCGGTCGTGAGCTCACCCGGGGCCTGGGAGCCGGCGCCAACCCCGACGTCGGCCGTAAGGCGGCCGAGGACCACCGCGAGGAGATCGAGGAGGTCCTCAAGGGGGCCGACATGGTCTTCGTGACGGCGGGTGAGGGCGGTGGCACGGGCACCGGCGGTGCCCCGGTGGTCGCGAACATCGCCCGCTCGCTGGGCGCACTGACGATCGGTGTGGTCACCCGTCCGTTCACCTTCGAGGGCCGCCGCCGCGCCAATCAGGCGGAGGACGGCATCGCGGGTCTGCGGGACGAGGTCGACACCCTCATCGTGATCCCGAACGATCGGCTGCTGTCCATTTCGGACCGTCAGGTGAGCGTGCTCGACGCGTTCAAGTCGGCCGACCAGGTCCTGTTGTCGGGTGTTCAGGGCATCACCGACCTGATCACCACCCCGGGTCTGATCAACCTCGACTTCGCGGACGTCAAGTCCGTGATGTCGGAGGCCGGATCGGCGCTCATGGGCATCGGCTCGGCCCGCGGTGACGACCGCGCGGTGGCCGCGGCCGAGATGGCGATCTCCTCGCCGCTGCTGGAGGCGTCCATCGACGGCGCCCGGGGCGTGCTGCTCTCCATCTCCGGCGGCTCGGACCTCGGCCTGTTCGAGATCAACGAGGCCGCCCAGCTGGTGAGCGAGGCCGCCCACCCCGAGGCCAACATCATCTTCGGCGCGGTGATCGACGACGCGCTCGGCGACGAGGTCCGGGTCACCGTGATCGCGGCGGGCTTCGACGGCGGTCAGCCGCCCGCGAAGAACCGCGACAAGGTGCTCGGCTCCTACAGCGGCGGCAACCGCGAAGAGGGATCCGGCGGCTCCTCGAACCGCCCGGCCGGCCAGGAGAGCGGCAGCCGCCCGTCCTTCGGCGGGCTCGGCAGCGTCACCCCGCGCGAGGAGGAGCCCGCCCCGGCGGACCCCGCCCCGGTCGCCGAGGTGCCGCCGCCCCCGGCGCCCACCCCGCACCCCCAGGTCCCCCCGGCTCGCCCCTACCCGGAGAGCCAGGCCGAGGAGCTGGACGTCCCGGACTTCCTGAAGTGA
- the murG gene encoding undecaprenyldiphospho-muramoylpentapeptide beta-N-acetylglucosaminyltransferase codes for MHVVLAGGGTAGHIEPALALADALRRQDPTVGITALGTERGLETRLVPERGYELGLIPAVPLPRKPTPELITVPGRLRGTIKAAEQILERTKADCVVGFGGYVALPGYLAAKRLGVPIVVHEANARPGLANKIGSRYAHFVAVSTPDSKLRNSRYVGIPLRRSIATLDRAAVRPEARAAFGLDQNLPTLLVSGGSQGARRLNEVVQTVAPFLQRAGIQVLHAVGPKNELPHVDNMPGMPPYIPVPYVDRMDLAYAAADMMLCRAGAMTVAELSAVGLPAAYVPLPIGNGEQRLNAQPVVKAGGGLLVDDAELSPEWVQSNVLPVLGDPHRLYEMSRRAAEFGRRDADELLVGMVYEAISARRQA; via the coding sequence GTGCATGTCGTACTCGCCGGTGGGGGGACCGCCGGCCACATCGAGCCCGCGCTCGCCCTCGCGGACGCCCTGCGCAGGCAGGACCCGACCGTGGGGATCACGGCGCTCGGCACGGAGCGCGGGCTCGAGACCCGGCTCGTACCGGAGCGCGGCTATGAGCTCGGGCTCATCCCGGCCGTACCGCTGCCGCGCAAGCCCACCCCTGAACTGATCACCGTCCCCGGGCGGCTGCGCGGCACCATCAAGGCCGCCGAGCAGATCCTGGAGCGCACCAAGGCCGACTGCGTCGTCGGCTTCGGCGGCTATGTGGCCCTGCCCGGCTACCTGGCCGCCAAGCGGCTCGGCGTGCCGATCGTCGTCCACGAGGCCAACGCCCGCCCCGGCCTCGCCAACAAGATCGGCTCTCGCTACGCCCACTTCGTGGCGGTCTCCACCCCGGACAGCAAGCTCCGCAACTCCCGCTATGTGGGCATTCCGCTGCGCCGCTCCATCGCCACCCTCGACCGGGCCGCGGTCCGCCCCGAGGCCCGCGCGGCCTTCGGGCTCGACCAGAACCTGCCGACGCTGCTGGTCTCCGGCGGCTCGCAGGGCGCGCGGCGGCTGAACGAGGTGGTCCAGACGGTGGCGCCGTTCCTCCAGCGCGCCGGGATCCAGGTGCTCCACGCGGTCGGTCCGAAAAACGAACTGCCGCATGTGGACAACATGCCCGGAATGCCGCCCTACATCCCGGTACCGTATGTGGACCGGATGGACCTCGCGTACGCCGCGGCCGACATGATGCTCTGCCGCGCGGGCGCGATGACCGTCGCCGAACTGTCCGCCGTCGGGCTCCCCGCCGCCTACGTCCCGCTGCCGATCGGCAACGGCGAGCAGCGGCTCAACGCCCAGCCGGTGGTCAAGGCGGGCGGCGGGCTGCTGGTCGACGACGCCGAGCTGAGCCCCGAGTGGGTGCAGAGCAATGTGCTGCCGGTGCTCGGCGACCCGCACCGGCTGTACGAGATGTCCCGGCGCGCCGCCGAGTTCGGCCGCAGGGACGCCGACGAGCTGCTGGTCGGCATGGTGTACGAGGCGATCAGCGCACGCCGCCAGGCGTGA
- a CDS encoding YggT family protein, translating to MGIALQVIYIALYCYLIVLIFRLVMDYVFQFARSWQPGRAMVVILEATYTVTDPPLKLLRRFIPPLRLGGVALDLSFFVLMIIVWILITVVSNFASRV from the coding sequence ATGGGCATCGCACTACAGGTGATCTACATCGCGCTCTACTGCTACCTGATCGTGCTGATCTTCAGGCTCGTGATGGACTACGTCTTCCAGTTCGCGCGCTCGTGGCAACCCGGTAGGGCGATGGTGGTCATCCTCGAGGCCACCTACACTGTGACCGATCCGCCACTCAAGCTGCTACGGCGGTTCATTCCGCCGTTGCGTCTCGGGGGTGTGGCGCTCGACCTGTCCTTCTTCGTGCTGATGATCATCGTCTGGATCCTGATCACCGTCGTGAGCAATTTTGCGAGCAGGGTGTGA
- a CDS encoding cell division protein SepF — protein sequence MAGAMRKMAVYLGLVEDDGYDGRGFDPDDEFEPEPEPERERDRRRHQVVETEPRPERGESVRVVHPPAQREPAPLAVETGRPARIAPVASITPERQNLEKNAPVIMPKVVSEREPYRITTLHPRTYNEARTIGEHFREGTPVIMNLTEMDDTDAKRLVDFAAGLVFGLHGSIERVTQKVFLLSPANVDVTAEDKARIAEGGFFNQS from the coding sequence ATGGCCGGCGCGATGCGCAAGATGGCGGTCTACCTCGGCCTCGTGGAGGACGATGGGTACGACGGCCGGGGATTCGACCCCGACGACGAGTTCGAGCCCGAGCCGGAGCCCGAGCGGGAGCGGGACCGCCGGCGGCATCAGGTGGTGGAGACCGAACCGCGGCCGGAAAGGGGCGAATCTGTGCGAGTCGTCCACCCTCCCGCACAACGCGAACCGGCTCCACTTGCGGTGGAAACCGGGCGACCCGCGCGAATCGCCCCCGTGGCGTCCATCACACCTGAACGTCAGAACTTGGAGAAGAACGCGCCAGTGATCATGCCCAAGGTCGTGTCCGAGCGGGAGCCGTACCGCATCACCACACTGCACCCCCGGACCTACAACGAGGCCCGTACTATCGGGGAACACTTCCGTGAGGGCACTCCCGTGATCATGAATCTGACGGAGATGGACGACACGGATGCGAAGCGACTTGTCGACTTTGCGGCCGGTCTGGTGTTCGGTCTCCATGGGAGCATTGAGCGGGTGACGCAGAAGGTGTTCCTGTTGTCTCCTGCTAACGTCGATGTCACGGCGGAGGACAAGGCCCGTATCGCAGAGGGCGGGTTCTTCAACCAGAGCTGA
- the pgeF gene encoding peptidoglycan editing factor PgeF, whose translation MIAQQHDASGAHFAFTDRWGGVSAAPYEELNLGGAVGDDPQAVRTNRELAAKAMGLDPAAVVWMNQVHGRDVAVVDGPWSDEEIPAVDAVVTRRRGLALAVLTADCTPVLLADPVAGVVGAAHAGRPGLVAGVVPAVLRAMTEQGAEPARIVARTGPAVCGRCYEVPAEMRADVAETVPEAWAETSWGTPAVDVAAGVRAQLTRAGVRMDEMDGQSHICTLESADHFSYRRERTTGRLASYVWLGG comes from the coding sequence GTGATAGCGCAACAGCACGACGCGAGCGGCGCGCACTTCGCCTTCACCGACCGGTGGGGCGGGGTGAGCGCCGCTCCGTATGAGGAGCTCAACCTCGGCGGGGCGGTCGGCGACGACCCCCAGGCCGTACGGACCAACCGCGAGCTGGCCGCGAAGGCGATGGGCCTGGACCCGGCGGCGGTCGTCTGGATGAACCAGGTGCACGGCCGGGACGTCGCGGTGGTCGACGGACCGTGGTCGGACGAGGAGATCCCGGCGGTGGACGCGGTGGTGACGCGGCGTCGGGGCCTCGCCCTGGCCGTCCTCACCGCCGACTGCACCCCGGTGCTGCTGGCCGATCCGGTGGCCGGGGTCGTCGGCGCCGCCCACGCCGGGCGGCCGGGACTGGTCGCCGGAGTGGTCCCGGCGGTGCTGAGGGCGATGACCGAACAGGGTGCGGAGCCCGCCCGGATCGTCGCCCGCACCGGTCCCGCGGTCTGCGGCCGCTGCTACGAGGTCCCCGCGGAGATGCGCGCCGATGTGGCCGAGACGGTGCCGGAGGCGTGGGCCGAGACCAGCTGGGGTACCCCCGCCGTGGATGTGGCGGCCGGTGTGCGGGCCCAACTGACACGCGCGGGTGTGCGGATGGACGAGATGGATGGACAATCTCACATCTGCACCCTGGAGTCGGCGGACCACTTCTCGTACCGGCGCGAGCGCACCACGGGGCGGCTCGCGAGCTATGTCTGGTTGGGCGGCTGA
- a CDS encoding DivIVA domain-containing protein — MPLTPEDVRNKQFTTVRLREGYDEDEVDAFLDEVEAELTRLLRENEDLRAKLAAATRAAAQSQQQGMRKPPEQQERPGAPVPAAISGPPQPVPPGQQQMGGPPQLPGGAPQLPAGPMGQNGPGPMQQGGPGPMQQGGPGPMQQGGPGPMGQNGPMGPGGPMGGPMGGPGGPGGPGGPGGPQLPQPGQGPGGDSAARVLSLAQQTADQAIAEARSEANKIVGEARSRAEGLERDARAKADALERDAQEKHRVAMGSLESARATLERKVEDLRGFEREYRTRLKSYLESQLRQLENQADDSLAPPRTPATASLPPSPSMSGSMASAGAGTMGGHTMGGNQSMGGHNQNGGAPSYGGQQQMSPAMTQPMAPVRPQSPQPMQQAPSPMRGFLIDEDDN; from the coding sequence ATGCCGTTGACCCCCGAGGACGTGCGGAACAAGCAGTTCACGACCGTCCGCCTCCGAGAAGGCTATGACGAGGACGAGGTCGATGCCTTCCTCGACGAGGTCGAAGCCGAACTGACTCGGCTGTTGCGGGAGAACGAGGACCTGCGCGCCAAGCTGGCCGCCGCGACACGTGCCGCGGCCCAGAGCCAGCAACAAGGCATGCGCAAGCCACCCGAACAGCAGGAGCGGCCGGGCGCACCTGTGCCCGCCGCCATATCTGGACCGCCGCAGCCGGTGCCGCCCGGCCAGCAGCAGATGGGTGGCCCGCCTCAACTCCCGGGCGGAGCCCCGCAGCTGCCGGCCGGCCCGATGGGCCAGAACGGCCCCGGTCCCATGCAGCAGGGCGGTCCCGGCCCGATGCAGCAGGGCGGCCCTGGTCCGATGCAGCAGGGCGGACCCGGCCCGATGGGCCAGAACGGTCCCATGGGTCCCGGCGGCCCCATGGGTGGCCCGATGGGCGGTCCCGGTGGCCCTGGTGGCCCCGGCGGTCCTGGCGGCCCGCAGCTGCCGCAGCCGGGGCAGGGCCCGGGCGGCGACAGCGCCGCGCGCGTGCTCTCGCTCGCGCAGCAGACCGCCGACCAGGCGATCGCGGAGGCCCGTTCCGAGGCCAACAAGATCGTCGGCGAGGCCCGTAGCCGCGCCGAGGGCCTGGAGCGGGACGCCCGTGCCAAGGCCGACGCGCTGGAGCGGGACGCGCAGGAGAAGCACCGTGTCGCGATGGGCTCCCTGGAGTCCGCTCGTGCCACGCTCGAGCGCAAGGTCGAGGACCTGCGCGGCTTCGAGCGCGAGTACCGCACGCGGCTGAAGTCGTACCTGGAGAGCCAGCTGCGCCAGCTGGAGAACCAGGCCGACGACTCGCTCGCCCCGCCGCGCACCCCGGCGACCGCCTCGCTGCCGCCGTCCCCCTCGATGAGCGGCTCCATGGCCTCGGCCGGCGCCGGCACGATGGGTGGCCACACGATGGGCGGCAACCAGTCCATGGGCGGCCACAACCAGAACGGTGGAGCGCCGTCCTACGGTGGCCAGCAGCAGATGTCTCCCGCGATGACCCAGCCGATGGCACCGGTGCGGCCGCAGAGTCCGCAGCCGATGCAGCAGGCGCCGAGCCCGATGCGGGGCTTCCTCATCGACGAGGACGACAACTGA
- the murD gene encoding UDP-N-acetylmuramoyl-L-alanine--D-glutamate ligase — translation MTSGAASLDVSDLAGRQVTVAGLGVSGVPAARALRGLGASVTVVNGSDGEPQRAQAAELEPLGITVRLGDGETLPEGTELIVTTPGWKPTSPLFLAAAEAGVPVWGDVELAWRLRGKDAPPWLAVTGTNGKTTTVRMLAAILEAAGLRTAAVGNIGVSLLDIVLGDEPYDVLAVELSSYQLHWAPSLRAHSGAVLNLAPDHLDWHGSMAAYAADKGRIYEGNQVACVYNVADPATEDLVRAADVEEGCRAIGFTLGTPGPSQLGVVEGILVDRAFVADRQRQAQELAEVSDVNPPAPHNIANALAAAALARAYGVPPSAVRDGLRAFRPDPHRVEHVADVDGVAYVDDSKATNTHAAEASLGAYEHIVWIAGGLAKGATFDELVLTAAERLRGVVLIGADRALIREALARHAADVPVVDLDRTDTGAMAAAVRESARLARPGDTVLMAPACASMDMFTNYNKRGDAFAAAVHDLASGRVPDDQ, via the coding sequence GTGACGTCCGGCGCCGCCTCCCTCGACGTGTCCGACCTCGCCGGACGGCAGGTCACCGTCGCCGGACTCGGCGTCTCCGGGGTCCCCGCAGCGCGTGCGCTGCGGGGCCTCGGGGCCTCGGTGACCGTGGTCAACGGCAGCGACGGCGAACCGCAGCGCGCCCAGGCGGCCGAGCTCGAGCCGCTGGGCATCACGGTCCGCCTCGGCGACGGGGAGACTCTCCCCGAGGGCACCGAGCTGATCGTGACCACCCCCGGCTGGAAGCCCACCAGCCCGCTCTTCCTGGCCGCCGCCGAGGCGGGCGTGCCCGTCTGGGGCGACGTGGAGCTGGCGTGGCGGCTGCGCGGGAAGGACGCCCCGCCCTGGCTCGCGGTCACCGGCACCAACGGCAAGACGACCACCGTAAGGATGCTGGCGGCCATCCTGGAGGCGGCCGGGCTGCGCACCGCCGCCGTCGGCAACATCGGCGTCTCGCTCCTGGACATCGTGCTCGGCGACGAGCCGTACGACGTGCTGGCCGTCGAGCTCTCCAGCTACCAGCTGCACTGGGCGCCCTCACTGCGCGCCCACTCCGGGGCGGTGCTCAACCTCGCCCCCGACCACCTCGACTGGCACGGCTCCATGGCGGCCTACGCGGCCGACAAGGGCCGGATCTACGAGGGCAACCAGGTGGCCTGCGTCTACAACGTGGCCGACCCCGCCACCGAGGACCTGGTGCGCGCGGCCGACGTCGAGGAGGGCTGCCGGGCGATCGGCTTCACCCTCGGCACCCCGGGCCCCTCCCAGCTCGGCGTCGTGGAGGGCATCCTCGTCGACCGGGCCTTCGTGGCGGACCGCCAGAGGCAGGCGCAGGAGCTCGCCGAGGTCTCCGACGTGAACCCGCCGGCCCCGCACAACATCGCCAACGCCCTCGCGGCGGCCGCCCTGGCCCGCGCCTACGGCGTCCCGCCGAGCGCCGTACGGGACGGCCTGCGCGCCTTCCGGCCCGACCCGCACCGGGTGGAGCACGTGGCGGACGTCGACGGCGTGGCCTACGTCGACGACTCCAAGGCGACCAACACCCATGCCGCGGAGGCGTCGTTGGGCGCCTATGAGCACATCGTGTGGATCGCGGGCGGCCTCGCCAAGGGGGCCACCTTCGACGAGCTCGTCCTCACGGCGGCCGAGCGACTGCGCGGCGTGGTGCTGATCGGCGCCGACCGCGCCCTGATCCGGGAAGCGCTCGCGCGACACGCAGCAGATGTCCCGGTCGTGGACCTCGACCGGACCGACACTGGGGCGATGGCTGCGGCTGTGCGCGAATCGGCGCGGCTCGCCCGGCCGGGCGATACCGTCCTGATGGCCCCGGCCTGTGCCTCGATGGACATGTTCACCAACTACAACAAGCGGGGCGACGCCTTCGCCGCGGCCGTTCATGACCTGGCCTCCGGCCGGGTCCCGGACGATCAGTAG